A region of Oryctolagus cuniculus chromosome 3, mOryCun1.1, whole genome shotgun sequence DNA encodes the following proteins:
- the TSGA13 gene encoding testis-specific gene 13 protein isoform X4, with the protein MVDGDESFDPVEPSNFVLGNLQDYKIHPNLAKYYEPLKPTTQQKFLNQSRKTRNFMLKVTEYDQDMTLLIMTNNPPPYLINQQEKDSTSKYFSKELLREVESQPQPRPTENLGLPLMPQKKKLRSGMKPVFPVKHLDDPTSKREQWFRFSTDDDFKCEGKYSKIYALRRQKKMYPQLNFAPVYEREARRDASKSDRPPSRVTWEPLTLASLLEDTCTRTATGPSTFRRGRAQQWIVENVSVIK; encoded by the exons ATGGTCGATGGTGATGAG AGTTTTGATCCAGTTGAGCCATCAAACTTTGTCCTGGGGAATCTTCAGGATTACAAAATCCATCCAAATTTG GCCAAGTACTATGAGCCTTTGAAGCCCACTACACAACAGAAATTCCTGAATCAGAGCAGGAAAACCAGAAACTTCATGTTAAAAGTAACAGAGTACGATCAAGATATGACCTTACTGATTATGACCAACAACCCACCTCCCTACCTGATCAATCAGCAGGAAAAGGACAGCACATCCAAATACTTTTCCAAGGAGCTGCTGCGTGAGGTA GAAAGTCAGCCTCAGCCCAGGCCCACTGAAAACCTGGGCCTGCCCTTGATGCCTCAGAAAAAAAAGCTAAGATCTGGGATGAAACCAGTCTTCCCTGTGAAGCATTTGGACGATCCCACATCCAAGCGGGAACAGTGGTTCAG GTTTTCTACTGATGATGACTTCAAGTGTGAAGGGAAGTACTCCAAGATCTATGCTTtgaggagacagaaaaaaatgtacCCTCAGCTCAATTTTGCTCCAGTCTATGAAAGAGAAGCGAGGAGAGATG CTTCCAAGAGCGACAGGCCGCCTTCCAGGGTGACGTGGGAACCGCTCACCCTCGCCTCGCTGCTGGAAGACACATGCACCAGGACCGCGACCGGGCCAAGCACCTTCCGCCGAGGCAGGGCCCAGCAGTGGATCGTCGAAAACGTCTCTGTCATTAAGTGA
- the TSGA13 gene encoding testis-specific gene 13 protein isoform X3 has translation MGQKRYAKFEYGKPKTSENRPVKQKGVMVDGDESFDPVEPSNFVLGNLQDYKIHPNLAKYYEPLKPTTQQKFLNQSRKTRNFMLKVTEYDQDMTLLIMTNNPPPYLINQQEKDSTSKYFSKELLREVESQPQPRPTENLGLPLMPQKKKLRSGMKPVFPVKHLDDPTSKREQWFRFSTDDDFKCEGKYSKIYALRRQKKMYPQLNFAPVYEREARRDASKSDRPPSRVTWEPLTLASLLEDTCTRTATGPSTFRRGRAQQWIVENVSVIK, from the exons ATGGGCCAAAAGAGATATGCCAA GTTTGAATATGGCAAACCAAAGACTTCAGAAAATAGACCAGTTAAACAGAAAGGAGTCATGGTCGATGGTGATGAG AGTTTTGATCCAGTTGAGCCATCAAACTTTGTCCTGGGGAATCTTCAGGATTACAAAATCCATCCAAATTTG GCCAAGTACTATGAGCCTTTGAAGCCCACTACACAACAGAAATTCCTGAATCAGAGCAGGAAAACCAGAAACTTCATGTTAAAAGTAACAGAGTACGATCAAGATATGACCTTACTGATTATGACCAACAACCCACCTCCCTACCTGATCAATCAGCAGGAAAAGGACAGCACATCCAAATACTTTTCCAAGGAGCTGCTGCGTGAGGTA GAAAGTCAGCCTCAGCCCAGGCCCACTGAAAACCTGGGCCTGCCCTTGATGCCTCAGAAAAAAAAGCTAAGATCTGGGATGAAACCAGTCTTCCCTGTGAAGCATTTGGACGATCCCACATCCAAGCGGGAACAGTGGTTCAG GTTTTCTACTGATGATGACTTCAAGTGTGAAGGGAAGTACTCCAAGATCTATGCTTtgaggagacagaaaaaaatgtacCCTCAGCTCAATTTTGCTCCAGTCTATGAAAGAGAAGCGAGGAGAGATG CTTCCAAGAGCGACAGGCCGCCTTCCAGGGTGACGTGGGAACCGCTCACCCTCGCCTCGCTGCTGGAAGACACATGCACCAGGACCGCGACCGGGCCAAGCACCTTCCGCCGAGGCAGGGCCCAGCAGTGGATCGTCGAAAACGTCTCTGTCATTAAGTGA
- the TSGA13 gene encoding testis-specific gene 13 protein isoform X2, with product MREPGIRARFEYGKPKTSENRPVKQKGVMVDGDESFDPVEPSNFVLGNLQDYKIHPNLAKYYEPLKPTTQQKFLNQSRKTRNFMLKVTEYDQDMTLLIMTNNPPPYLINQQEKDSTSKYFSKELLREESQPQPRPTENLGLPLMPQKKKLRSGMKPVFPVKHLDDPTSKREQWFRFSTDDDFKCEGKYSKIYALRRQKKMYPQLNFAPVYEREARRDASKSDRPPSRVTWEPLTLASLLEDTCTRTATGPSTFRRGRAQQWIVENVSVIK from the exons ATGAGAGAGCCAGGAATCCGAGCCAG GTTTGAATATGGCAAACCAAAGACTTCAGAAAATAGACCAGTTAAACAGAAAGGAGTCATGGTCGATGGTGATGAG AGTTTTGATCCAGTTGAGCCATCAAACTTTGTCCTGGGGAATCTTCAGGATTACAAAATCCATCCAAATTTG GCCAAGTACTATGAGCCTTTGAAGCCCACTACACAACAGAAATTCCTGAATCAGAGCAGGAAAACCAGAAACTTCATGTTAAAAGTAACAGAGTACGATCAAGATATGACCTTACTGATTATGACCAACAACCCACCTCCCTACCTGATCAATCAGCAGGAAAAGGACAGCACATCCAAATACTTTTCCAAGGAGCTGCTGCGTGAG GAAAGTCAGCCTCAGCCCAGGCCCACTGAAAACCTGGGCCTGCCCTTGATGCCTCAGAAAAAAAAGCTAAGATCTGGGATGAAACCAGTCTTCCCTGTGAAGCATTTGGACGATCCCACATCCAAGCGGGAACAGTGGTTCAG GTTTTCTACTGATGATGACTTCAAGTGTGAAGGGAAGTACTCCAAGATCTATGCTTtgaggagacagaaaaaaatgtacCCTCAGCTCAATTTTGCTCCAGTCTATGAAAGAGAAGCGAGGAGAGATG CTTCCAAGAGCGACAGGCCGCCTTCCAGGGTGACGTGGGAACCGCTCACCCTCGCCTCGCTGCTGGAAGACACATGCACCAGGACCGCGACCGGGCCAAGCACCTTCCGCCGAGGCAGGGCCCAGCAGTGGATCGTCGAAAACGTCTCTGTCATTAAGTGA
- the TSGA13 gene encoding testis-specific gene 13 protein isoform X1, producing the protein MREPGIRARFEYGKPKTSENRPVKQKGVMVDGDESFDPVEPSNFVLGNLQDYKIHPNLAKYYEPLKPTTQQKFLNQSRKTRNFMLKVTEYDQDMTLLIMTNNPPPYLINQQEKDSTSKYFSKELLREVESQPQPRPTENLGLPLMPQKKKLRSGMKPVFPVKHLDDPTSKREQWFRFSTDDDFKCEGKYSKIYALRRQKKMYPQLNFAPVYEREARRDASKSDRPPSRVTWEPLTLASLLEDTCTRTATGPSTFRRGRAQQWIVENVSVIK; encoded by the exons ATGAGAGAGCCAGGAATCCGAGCCAG GTTTGAATATGGCAAACCAAAGACTTCAGAAAATAGACCAGTTAAACAGAAAGGAGTCATGGTCGATGGTGATGAG AGTTTTGATCCAGTTGAGCCATCAAACTTTGTCCTGGGGAATCTTCAGGATTACAAAATCCATCCAAATTTG GCCAAGTACTATGAGCCTTTGAAGCCCACTACACAACAGAAATTCCTGAATCAGAGCAGGAAAACCAGAAACTTCATGTTAAAAGTAACAGAGTACGATCAAGATATGACCTTACTGATTATGACCAACAACCCACCTCCCTACCTGATCAATCAGCAGGAAAAGGACAGCACATCCAAATACTTTTCCAAGGAGCTGCTGCGTGAGGTA GAAAGTCAGCCTCAGCCCAGGCCCACTGAAAACCTGGGCCTGCCCTTGATGCCTCAGAAAAAAAAGCTAAGATCTGGGATGAAACCAGTCTTCCCTGTGAAGCATTTGGACGATCCCACATCCAAGCGGGAACAGTGGTTCAG GTTTTCTACTGATGATGACTTCAAGTGTGAAGGGAAGTACTCCAAGATCTATGCTTtgaggagacagaaaaaaatgtacCCTCAGCTCAATTTTGCTCCAGTCTATGAAAGAGAAGCGAGGAGAGATG CTTCCAAGAGCGACAGGCCGCCTTCCAGGGTGACGTGGGAACCGCTCACCCTCGCCTCGCTGCTGGAAGACACATGCACCAGGACCGCGACCGGGCCAAGCACCTTCCGCCGAGGCAGGGCCCAGCAGTGGATCGTCGAAAACGTCTCTGTCATTAAGTGA